Proteins encoded by one window of Paenibacillus urinalis:
- a CDS encoding GNAT family N-acetyltransferase — protein MNVRSFQLSDANGVTELLAAALSEDCFENTMGPFARQLSWDSDLIMVAEQDGELIGALIGTIDQNHGCIYRIAVHPDFRRQGVGKALVKALEQRFQQRKVRGVWVAGDEHNKAAMPLYEAMGYGASQVMKAFQNLSILAHS, from the coding sequence ATGAACGTTCGTTCCTTTCAGTTGAGTGACGCAAATGGTGTAACAGAGCTTCTTGCGGCTGCTTTGTCGGAAGATTGCTTTGAGAACACGATGGGTCCTTTCGCTCGCCAGTTGTCCTGGGATTCAGACCTTATTATGGTTGCTGAGCAGGATGGGGAGCTGATCGGTGCTTTAATCGGTACTATTGATCAGAACCATGGTTGTATTTATCGTATTGCGGTTCACCCTGATTTCAGACGTCAAGGCGTTGGAAAAGCCCTGGTTAAGGCGCTTGAACAGCGTTTTCAACAGCGCAAGGTAAGAGGGGTGTGGGTCGCTGGTGATGAGCATAACAAAGCCGCGATGCCGCTATATGAAGCGATGGGTTACGGAGCTAGTCAGGTCATGAAGGCATTCCAGAATCTTAGTATTCTTGCACACAGCTAA
- the lepB gene encoding signal peptidase I — protein MSREIPPDIENTATTSSSGSTLSGELLDWLKTILVAVVLMLLLNLFVFNISIVKGESMQPTLVEQDRLFINKIVYEFDTPKRHDVVVLHDPSHTPDRKEFLVKRVIGIPGDMVEIREHVLYINEEPQTEPYTNTPIEDPDFGPIRLEEGRYFVMGDNRHAGKSKDSRSFGSVSAEEIVGKAEFIFWPMSDMKKL, from the coding sequence ATGAGCCGCGAAATACCGCCAGATATAGAGAATACGGCGACAACATCCTCTTCGGGCTCAACTCTGTCTGGAGAGCTTCTGGATTGGCTTAAGACCATTTTGGTTGCTGTCGTACTGATGCTGCTTCTTAATTTGTTTGTCTTCAATATTTCCATTGTTAAGGGCGAATCAATGCAGCCAACCCTAGTTGAACAAGATCGTTTGTTCATTAATAAGATCGTATACGAATTTGATACGCCGAAGCGTCACGACGTCGTCGTGCTGCATGATCCGAGCCATACGCCTGATCGTAAAGAATTCCTTGTCAAAAGAGTCATTGGTATTCCCGGGGATATGGTAGAAATACGGGAACACGTACTATATATCAACGAAGAGCCTCAGACGGAACCCTATACAAATACTCCAATTGAGGATCCGGATTTTGGTCCAATCCGGCTTGAAGAAGGCCGTTACTTCGTTATGGGAGATAACAGGCATGCAGGCAAGAGCAAGGATAGCCGATCGTTTGGGAGTGTCTCAGCTGAAGAGATCGTCGGGAAGGCCGAATTTATTTTTTGGCCGATGAGTGATATGAAGAAGCTGTGA
- a CDS encoding superoxide dismutase produces MAFQLPALPYANDALEPHIDAQTMEIHHDRHHNTYVTNLNAALESAPELQEKSLEELLANLDSVPESIRTAVRNNGGGHYNHSLFWEIIGPNGGGAPTGEIAAAIDSELGGYDKFKEDFAKAATTRFGSGWAWLVVGKDGKLAITSTPNQDSPVFEGLTPVLGLDVWEHAYYLKYQNKRPDYIGAFWNVINWDEVNKRYAAAK; encoded by the coding sequence ATGGCATTCCAATTACCAGCACTTCCTTACGCAAACGATGCATTAGAACCACATATCGACGCTCAAACGATGGAAATCCACCACGATCGCCATCACAATACTTATGTAACGAACCTGAACGCTGCTTTGGAAAGCGCTCCTGAGCTTCAAGAGAAATCCCTTGAAGAGCTGCTTGCGAACCTCGACAGCGTACCTGAGAGCATCCGTACAGCAGTCCGCAACAACGGCGGCGGTCATTACAACCACAGCCTGTTCTGGGAAATTATCGGACCTAACGGCGGTGGCGCTCCTACAGGCGAAATCGCTGCAGCAATTGACAGCGAGCTAGGCGGCTATGACAAATTCAAAGAAGATTTTGCAAAAGCAGCAACAACTCGTTTCGGCAGCGGCTGGGCTTGGCTGGTTGTTGGCAAAGACGGCAAATTGGCAATCACAAGCACGCCTAACCAGGACAGCCCTGTATTTGAAGGCTTGACTCCAGTTCTTGGTCTGGATGTATGGGAGCATGCTTACTACCTGAAATATCAAAACAAACGTCCTGACTACATCGGAGCATTCTGGAATGTAATCAACTGGGATGAAGTAAATAAACGTTACGCTGCAGCGAAATAA